The Aspergillus chevalieri M1 DNA, chromosome 5, nearly complete sequence genome includes a region encoding these proteins:
- a CDS encoding ATP-binding protein (COG:S;~EggNog:ENOG410PPVP;~InterPro:IPR027417), which translates to MAAAITSWVLNPIQSLTMSRPRTRELWCAISNDLRQPLPIECIADQDKIDTLKEKIWQKIKERIKDTAPHYSNLTLYSPVVQLNHEEEFRIDDGDFLHPRRMITSLFPESKDPDVDIVVVVSGGATTRKRKRSESQGATESDLICPREHTVSELAATLDEVNIVHIRGTPASGKTRLSELLRDHYHREGRKAFLITDWVKLNPMDPWGSFVELVRNWDEELQDSPITSFTSTSSELKHDSSWILTTNTVILVDEAQKTYSDTVLWNTIFKARQKSFCVYNFRLCLFCSYGSPGTGPDQTFFTPVTLFNKQRISLTPQSLPGSPSIGLFYSKEEFKDVVSRLIRFLSKQKEKFNFDEDALDYIFVLSGGHPGAVESLVNVIFENYRRDIKHKHLRTLTEDHVIWFLEDTARVFDKLSRESVDRSFPRIERCTSEVSNILNKITEEGSVPFDLNDADIRFCYQNGWIHRVALDGDDIAVLPSRLHEKYIEYLIGTMSKPLPARFDSLQKLCKEILSKFSIMNLRNSAEGKKMSTASQPRPVEAQYQAEFYRGFVHTAGQGVPISTEWSRTRNGRVDFYIPEKKWAIELLRDHIEVNEHISRFKEGGKYHPWLKEKMVKDWIIIDCATSLPTKEFSEPKVWHAVFANDYSVLQLYNHQKALMMSVHLKN; encoded by the exons ATGGCtgccgccatcaccagctgggtgctcaacccaatccaatctctgacaatgtctcgaccacgTACTCGCGAGTTATGGTGTGCTATATCCAACGATCTTAGGCAGCCATTGCCTATAGAGTGCATTGCAGACCAAGACAAGATTGATACACTCAAGGAGAAAATATGGCAGAAGATAAAGGAAAGAATCAAGGATACCGCACCTCACTACAGCAATCTCACTCTCTACAGCCCTGTGGTGCAACTCAATCATGAAGAGGAGTTCaggattgatgatggtgatttcctacatccacgccgaatgatcacATCACTCTTCCccgaaagcaaggatccagatgtggatatcgttgttgttgtgagcggagGTGCGACTAcacggaaacggaagcgctcGGAATCACAAGGTG CAACAGAGAGCGACCTCATATGCCCTCGGGAACATACTGTGTCAGAGCTTGCGGCCACTCTGGAtgaagtcaatatagtccaTATCCGTGGAACCCCAGCCAGCGGCAAAACACGTCTCTCTGAACTTCTGAGGGACCACTATCacagagagggaagaaaggctTTCTTGATCACAGACTGGGTAAAACTCAATCCCATGGACCCTTGGGGCAGTTTTGTCGAGCTTGTCAGAAATTGGGATGAAGAACTACAAGATTCTCCCATCACTAGCTTTACCTCAACTTCATCAGAATTAAAACATGATTCCTCTTGGATTTTGACCACAAACACTGTTATTCTCGTGGATGAAGCACAGAAGACTTACAGTGATACTGTGCTCTGGAACACGATCTTCAAAGCGAGACAGAAGTCTTTCTGTGTGTATAattttcgactatgtcttttctgctcttacggCAGCCCAGgaacaggcccagatcaaacattcttcactccgGTTACCCTTTTCAACAAACAACGCATCTCATTGACGCCACAAAGCCTGCCAGGCTCACCATCCATAGGCTTATTTTAcagcaaagaagagttcaaggatgttgtTTCACGATTGATTAGGTTTCTCTCTAAGCAAAAGGAAAAGttcaattttgatgaagATGCTCTGGACTACATATTTGTGCTGTCAGGTGGTCATCCGGGAGCGGTTGAATCCCTGGTCAATGTAATTTTCGAG AATTACCGCCGTGACATCAAGCATAAACATCTTAgaaccttgacagaagatcatgtcatctggttcctggaggacactGCCAGGGTCTTTGACAAGCTTAGTAGAGAGTCAGTTGATCGCTCTTTCCCTCGTATAGAGAGGTGCACAAGCGAGGTTTCAAACATATTGAACAAAATTACAGAGGAAGGAagtgttccatttgatctCAATGATGCAGACATCAGGTTCTGTTATCAGAatggttggattcacagggtagctctggatggtgatgatattgcagttctgccatcacgcttacatgaaaa atacattgaatatttgattggcacaatgtcaaaacccctgcctgccagatttgactcactacagaaattatgcaaagagattctcagcaaattctccatcatgaaCTTAAGGAActcagctgagggcaaaaagatgtcaactgcatcacaacccagacctgtggaagcACAGTATCAAGCTGAATTCTACAGGGGATTTGTCCATAcagcagggcaaggtgtaccgatatccactgaatggtcaagaaccaggaatggtcgagtggatttctatattccagaaaagaaatgggccaTTGAGTTGTTGAGAGATCATATTGAAGTCAATGagcatatctctcgattcaaggagggtggaaaatatcatccctggctgaaggagaaaatggtcaaggattggatcataattgactgtgcgacttctttaccaaccaaag AGTTCTCAGAGCCTAAGGTGTGGCATGCTGTGTTTgccaatgattattctgtaTTGCAgctgtataaccatcagaaagctcttatgatgtctgtgcatctaaagaattga
- the ARO8_2 gene encoding aminotransferase-like domain-containing protein (COG:E;~EggNog:ENOG410PIX0;~InterPro:IPR004839,IPR015424,IPR015421;~PFAM:PF00155;~go_function: GO:0003824 - catalytic activity [Evidence IEA];~go_function: GO:0030170 - pyridoxal phosphate binding [Evidence IEA];~go_process: GO:0009058 - biosynthetic process [Evidence IEA]) → MTDSTPLSVAGVAALRAQGTPVPLGVAPSTSSDMFKSAHCYTKPKAKRWDHILSVEAKSRKVSTLKGAAKYLKNPGLISLGGGLPSPEYFPIEQISAKFPTPPGFSPEETRESGTVMTASKGDVKNGNSLYDLEVALNYGQATGAPQLLRFVTEHTEIIHNPPYADWQCCLNAGSTYGWDTALRLLTERGDYILMEEYTFSSAAETALPLGVNLAPLKMDEQGLLPESMDEVLSNWDEAARGARKPYVLYTIATGQNPTGATQSGERRKAIYKVAQKHDVYIVEDEPYYFLQMQPYTGADGPTPPPPASHDEFIKSLIPSYLSMDVDGRVLRLESFSKVVTPGSRVGWAVGCEQIIERFQRNCEVSSQHPSGIAQIVLFKLLDEHWGHAGYLDWLINMRMQYTNRRNMLVGACEKSLPTEIAHWVAPAAGMFHWIEVDWKKHPGLASGKTRDAIEEDIFQAAIQNGVLVSRGSWFTADKTTPEEKMFFRATFAAASADQIEEAIKRFGDALRVQFGLS, encoded by the exons ATGACTGACTCGACCCCATTGTCCGTCGCTGGCGTCGCGGCTCTGAGAGCCCAGGGCACTCCTGTGCCGTTGGGCGTTGCGCCCTCTACCAGCAGTGATATGTTTAAGAGTGCG CATTGCTATACGAAGCCAAAGGCTAAGCGGTGGGATC ACATTCTCTCAGTCGAAGCCAAGTCCCGCAAG GTCTCGACATTGAAAGGAGCGGCAAAGTATCTCAAGAACCCCGGTCTGATCTCTCTTGGTGGTGGACTACCCTCGCCTGAATACTTCCCCATCGAGCAAATCAGCGCCAAGTTCCCAACGCCGCCGGGGTTCTCGCCGGAGGAGACTCGTGAGTCGGGGACGGTTATGACGGCTTCGAAGGGTGATGTGAAGAATGGAAACAGTCTTTATG ACCTTGAGGTTGCCCTGAACTATGGACAGGCTACTGGTGCTCCTCAATTGCTTCGATTCGTGACGGAACACACCGAG ATTATTCACAACCCCCCATATGCGGACTGGCAATGCTGCCTCAACGCTGGTAGCACTTATGGCTGGGATACTGCTCTTCGTCTGCTCACCGAGAGAGGAGACTACATCTTGATGGAAGAGTACACTTTCTCCAGCGCCGCGGAAACGGCCCTCCCTCTGGGTGTGAACCTTGCGCCCCTCAAGATGGACGAGCAAGGTCTTCTCCCCGAATCTATGGACGAAGTCCTCAGCAACTGGGACGAAGCTGCTCGCGGCGCCCGCAAGCCTTACGTGCTCTACACCATCGCCACTGGCCAGAACCCTACTGGCGCTACTCAGTCCGGAGAACGCCGCAAGGCCATCTACAAGGTCGCGCAGAAGCACGACGTCTATATCGTCGAAGATGAACCCTACTATTTCCTGCAGATGCAGCCCTACACGGGCGCTGATGGCCCGACTCCCCCACCGCCCGCCAGCCATGACGAGTTCATCAAGTCGCTCATTCCGTCATATCTGAGCATGGATGTGGACGGACGTGTTCTCCGTCTCGAGTCGTTCTCCAAGGTCGTCACTCCCGGCTCGCGAGTTGGCTGGGCTGTCGGCTGCGAGCAGATCATTGAGCGGTTCCAACGTAACTGCGAGGTCTCTTCTCAGCATCCTAGCGGCATCGCCCAGATCGTCCTCTTCAAGCTCTTGGATGAGCACTGGGGCCACGCCGGATACCTGGATTGGCTGATCAACATGCGCATGCAATACACCAACCGCCGCAACATGCTCGTCGGCGCCTGCGAAAAGTCCCTCCCCACAGAAATCGCCCACTGGGTTGCCCCCGCCGCAGGCATGTTCCACTGGATCGAAGTCGACTGGAAGAAACACCCCGGCCTTGCATCCGGCAAGACCCGCGACGCGATCGAGGAGGACATTTTCCAGGCTGCTATTCAGAACGGTGTGCTTGTTTCGCGGGGTAGCTGGTTCACGGCTGACAAGACCACGCCGGAGGAGAAGATGTTCTTCCGGGCTACTTTTGCGGCGGCTAGTGCGGACCAGATTGAGGAGGCTATTAAGCGGTTTGGGGATGCGTTGAGGGTGCAGTTTGGTCTTTCGTAG
- a CDS encoding putative serine/threonine protein kinase (COG:T;~EggNog:ENOG410PHC2;~InterPro:IPR017441,IPR008271,IPR000719,IPR011009;~PFAM:PF07714,PF00069;~go_function: GO:0004672 - protein kinase activity [Evidence IEA];~go_function: GO:0005524 - ATP binding [Evidence IEA];~go_process: GO:0006468 - protein phosphorylation [Evidence IEA]), with amino-acid sequence MTDRASVFLDPTSAVAAITKHKAEAIRLAREQGRAVKEMCRRAKTENPPYEFEELIGKGAYGRVYKGRQLPSRKVVAVKVMDIDSMDYKTVRDFRDESIKDFIHETKVMKQVKDSGARNINELIEAVSIHSQLWLVCEYCPGGSVRTLMRATGDRLDEKFIIPVARELAIGLRAIHDAGIIHRDIKAANILIHEEGRLQICDFGVAGVLQSQVDKRSTWIGTPHWMPPEMFSAKGEAHRYGSEIDVWAYGCTLFEFATGNPPNSNLRERMQIGRQLNRAKPRLDKEGYSEELKDLVNYALDSDPRTRPTMADTLTHSFIAGTEESHPTSSLGELVRIYYQWSQRGGQRISLFHPGGAAAAEIPDVNDTFAEDWNFSTTDGFERRFSVIDLDELAASLAEIEDKISPTTVQPKKDSLDESCDTELVGDDKANFDERVRRGATAMEGLFDNEKPTYKYETKNDFVPVEQRRPPSDLPLRTDTDRSSVTSTFIDIDIGSFDSSHYAAAAATAQPIQLADADTIKAYRQQRTSSGTSSRSSSSKRDSEDMTFQAQTGPRPPTMDWKFPVFMQPPEEEQESKPEGEGETTPEAKPADPPNPSDKRATMEWTFPAMGSQPADDNPSLDPSRFETLKAPLVDMGTTPSETIRPISIGEPGDSRPSTSGSQGSVFSFAPSSEADYDPFRLDRPTSPASQYPHQQYHHAPSSFATDFPEIIDADEDTYDRPSSVIEEGPGPDDHNRPSSVIEEGPGPDDRPSSIIEEGPGSDDHDEHEHGPNRASSILDLDGPGPDEEDETEASTITTTWGSSTIGPPSSRTSIHTQRISKPSSDPFSEPFPTAISSREFPSEVPDSPLPDALPTATVRHSAAVSVEEVQFPDLIPPSVESLAQGAEEGVLMGELDRLLGDFLDALSATGEALGKSRPGSGSGAGPGHGPETVEVSVDGGGVSEGE; translated from the exons ATGACTGATCGCGCCTCCGTCTTCCTAGACCCCACGTCCGCCGTGGCAGCCATTACAAAACACAAAGCCGAAGCAATAAGACTAGCGCGCGAGCAAGGAAGAGCGGTAAAAGAAATGTGTCGACGAGCGAAAACAGAAAACCCACCCTACGAATTCGAAGAGTTGATCGGTAAAGGAGCATACGGACGAGTGTACAAGGGTCGCCAACTCCCCTCTCGGAAAGTTGTCGCTGTGAAGGTGATGGATATTGATTCGATGGATTACAAGACGGTCCGAGATTTTAGGGACGAGTCGATCAAGGACTTTATTCATGAGACTAAGGTTATGAAACAGGTGAAGGATTCGGGGGCGAGGAATATCAATGAGTTGATTGAGGCGGTTTCGATTCATTCGCAGTTGTGGTTGGTTTGTGAGTATTGTCCGGGTGGGAGTGTTAGGACTTTG ATGAGAGCTACTGGCGATAGACTTGATGAGAAGTTTATCATTCCCGTGGCGCGTGAACTGGCTATTGGACTTCGCGCTATTCACGACGCAGGAATCATTCATCGAGACATCAAAGCTGCCAACATTCTCATTCACGAGGAGGGTCGTCTGCAAATTTGCGACTTTGGCGTTGCTGGAGTTCTACAGTCGCAAGTGGACAAGCGATCTACATGGATAGGCACACCTCACTGGATGCCTCCGGAGATGTTCTCAGCCAAGGGCGAAGCTCATAGATATGGTAGTGAGATCGATGTATGGGCCTATGGTTGCACGCTCTTCGAATTTGCAACAGGAAATCCACCAAACTCGAACCTACGTGAACGCATGCAGATTGGACGCCAACTCAACCGAGCGAAGCCAAGACTTGACAAAGAAGGATACAGTGAAGAACTCAAGGACCTTGTCAACTACGCTCTGGACTCTGATCCGAGAACTCGGCCTACAATGGCGGATACTTTGACGCACTCGTTCATCGCGGGTACCGAGGAATCTCATCCTACGTCGTCTCTGGGCGAGCTAGTGCGGATTTACTACCAGTGGTCACAGCGCGGTGGCCAGAGAATCTCACTGTTTCATCCGGGCGGTGCAGCAGCTGCAGAGATACCGGATGTGAATGATACTTTTGCAGAAGATTGGAATTTCAGTACGACTGATGGTTTCGAGAGACGGTTTTCTGTCATTGATCTCGATGAACTGGCTGCATCACTCGCAGAGATCGAAGATAAAATCAGCCCAACCACGGTGCAGCCAAAGAAAGACAGTCTCGATGAATCGTGCGATACAGAATTGGTTGGAGACGACAAGGCCAATTTTGACGAACGTGTCCGTCGAGGTGCCACAGCTATGGAAGGTCTTTTCGACAATGAGAAACCCACTTACAAGTACGAGACGAAGAACGACTTTGTTCCTGTTGAGCAGAGACGACCACCTTCGGATCTTCCACTGCGTACAGACACTGACCGGTCATCCGTGACATCGACATTTATTGACATCGATATCGGATCCTTCGATTCTTCGCATTacgccgcagccgcagcaaccGCACAACCAATCCAACTCGCTGACGCAGACACAATTAAAGCCTACCGCCAGCAGCGCACATCAAGCGGCACCAGCTCCCGGTCGTCAAGCAGCAAACGGGATTCCGAAGACATGACATTCCAGGCCCAAACCGGCCCTCGCCCACCAACAATGGACTGGAAGTTCCCCGTCTTCATGCAACCCCCAGAAGAGGAACAAGAATCGAAaccagaaggagaaggagagacaACCCCCGAGGCGAAACCAGCTGATCCACCAAACCCATCCGACAAACGAGCAACAATGGAATGGACATTCCCGGCAATGGGCTCACAACCAGCAGACGACAATCCCAGTCTGGACCCCAGCCGCTTCGAAACCCTCAAAGCACCACTCGTCGATATGGGCACCACACCATCGGAGACGATAAGACCAATCAGCATCGGGGAACCAGGAGACTCGCGCCCGTCGACATCCGGCTCGCAAGGATCAGTTTTCAGCTTCGCTCCAAGCTCCGAAGCAGACTACGACCCCTTCCGTCTCGACAGACCAACCTCACCAGCCTCCCAATACCCTCACCAGCAATACCACCACGCACCATCTAGCTTCGCCACCGACTTCCCCGAAATCATTGACGCAGACGAAGACACCTACGACCGCCCCTCGTCTGTCATCGAAGAAGGTCCAGGCCCCGACGACCACAACCGTCCATCTTCAGTCATCGAAGAAGGTCCCGGCCCAGATGACCGCCCATCCTCCATAATCGAAGAAGGACCTGGCTCAGACGACCACGACGAGCACGAGCACGGACCCAACCGCGCCTCCTCAATCCTCGACCTCGACGGCCCAGGCcccgacgaagaagacgaaacCGAAGCATCCACAATAACAACAACCTGGGGCTCCAGCACCATCGGCCCACCATCTTCCCGTACTTCCATCCACACGCAGCGCATCTCAAAACCCTCCTCAGACCCCTTCTCTGAACCCTTTCCGACAGCGATCTCTTCGCGTGAGTTTCCCAGTGAAGTTCCCGATTCACCGCTTCCCGATGCGTTGCCTACGGCTACAGTGCGCCATAGTGCTGCTGTGAGTGTGGAGGAGGTGCAGTTTCCGGATCTGATTCCGCCGAGTGTGGAGAGTTTGGCACAGGGTGCTGAGGAGGGGGTGCTTATGGGGGAATTGGATCGGTTGTTGGGGGATTTTCTGGACGCGTTGTCTGCGACGGGGGAGGCATTGGGGAAGTCTAGGCCTGGTTCTGGGTCTGGCGCTGGTCCTGGGCATGGGCCAGAGACGGTGGAGGTTAGTGTTGATGGTGGTGGAGTATCTGAGGGGGAGTGA
- a CDS encoding uncharacterized protein (COG:S;~EggNog:ENOG410PT8B;~TransMembrane:1 (i12-30o)) translates to MIITRGISLTNFAVASSALAFQVFVLYPWHKQLDDDFEALKKEHLRLLHKIETVGFGQPKGIRE, encoded by the coding sequence ATGATCATCACCCGAGGAATATCCCTGACCAACTTTGCCGTGGCATCCTCTGCCCTGGCGTTCCAAGTCTTTGTTCTCTATCCGTGGCACAAGCAGTTGGACGACGACTTCGAGGCGTTGAAGAAGGAGCATCTCCGACTTCTTCACAAGATTGAGACAGTCGGCTTTGGGCAGCCCAAGGGAATCCGGGAATAA
- a CDS encoding endonuclease/exonuclease/phosphatase family protein (COG:S;~EggNog:ENOG410PN4S;~InterPro:IPR036691,IPR005135;~PFAM:PF03372), with product MTKRLTLARKEVFADKLAAQLGKTRRKFEIPTPQRWYHFANGTWTSSTPPTTPSTTTPPRISVTTWNIDAIAPASERRMTAALSHLSDLHGSEDLPSIIFLQEMLDADIEQIKAAPWVRERFFITDVEGNKSAMFGTTTLVDRRLDVREVFRVLYDKAAMQRDALFVDVAIGGDRILRLCNTHLESMAFTERRRAQLQLASTYLHGPGCIPSPSDPTTTTATDLPTPHAAILAGDLNANSPEDQSLPAQNNLQDAFLVLGGQEDTDKGYTWGQQAPAHEREQFGCSRTDKVLFCGGVEVESLRRIGEGVEAWVEYLQWSDEEEDEETGENVWVSDHLGLKAVFRLV from the exons ATGACTAAAAGACTAACTTTAGCAAGGAAAGAAGTATTCGCCGACAAGCTCGCCGCACAACTGGGCAAAACCCGCAGGAAATTCGAAATCCCTACCCCGCAGCGCTGGTACCACTTCGCCAACGGCACCTGGACATCCTCCACCCCTCCAACAaccccatccaccaccacaccCCCCAGGATCAGCGTCACGACATGGAACATCGACGCCATCGCACCCGCCTCCGAACGGCGCATGACAGCTGCCCTCTCACACCTCTCCGATCTGCACGGAAGCGAAGATCTCCCGTCGATCATCTTCCTCCAGGAAATGTTGGATGCGGATATCGAGCAAATCAAAGCTGCGCCGTGGGTTAGGGAGCGGTTTTTCATCACGGATGTGGAGGGGAATAAGTCTGCGATGTTTGGGACAACCACATTGGTGGATAGAAGGTTAGATGTGAGGGAAGTGTTTCGGGTGTTGTATGATAAGGCGGCTATGCAGAGGGATGCGCTTTTCGTGGATGTTGCTATTGGGGGTGATCGAA TCCTCCGCCTTTGCAATACGCATCTCGAAAGCATGGCCTTCACTGAGCGTCGACGCGCACAACTCCAACTCGCCTCTACCTACCTGCACGGCCCTGGTTGTATCCCCTCTCCTTCAGAccccaccaccacaaccgcAACAGACCTTCCAACCCCCCACGCCGCCATCCTCGCCGGCGACCTCAATGCCAACTCCCCCGAAGACCAGTCCCTCCCCGCGCAGAACAACCTACAAGACGCGTTCCTTGTCCTGGGCGGCCAGGAAGATACTGACAAGGGCTATACCTGGGGCCAGCAGGCTCCGGCTCATGAGAGGGAGCAGTTCGGGTGCAGCCGGACGGACAAGGTGCTGTTTTGCGGGGGCGTGGAGGTGGAGAGCTTGAGGAGGATTGGGGAGGGGGTGGAGGCTTGGGTTGAGTATCTGCAGTGGagcgatgaggaggaggatgaggagacgGGGGAGAATGTTTGGGTTAGTGATCATTTGGGGTTGAAGGCTGTCTTTCGGTTGGTTTAG
- a CDS encoding putative thiamine pyrophosphate enzyme (COG:E;~EggNog:ENOG410PJA4;~InterPro:IPR012001,IPR012000,IPR011766,IPR029061, IPR029035;~PFAM:PF02775,PF02776,PF00205;~go_function: GO:0000287 - magnesium ion binding [Evidence IEA];~go_function: GO:0003824 - catalytic activity [Evidence IEA];~go_function: GO:0030976 - thiamine pyrophosphate binding [Evidence IEA]), whose translation MVYTASFAFFEALWEAGVSHVFVNLGSDHPSILEAMVKGQKEKRDAFPKIITCPNEMVALSMADGYARLTGEPQCVIVHVDVGTQGLAAAVHNASCGRTPVLIFAGLSPFTIEGEMRGSRTEYIHWIQDVPDQKQILSQYCRYAGEIKSGKNVKQMVNRALQFATSDPMGPVYLVGAREVMEEEIEPYQLDQGVWGSVAPSALPAEGVQLIASELAAAQEPLAIVGYSGRHARGVTELVKLADTFKGLRVLDTGGCDMCFPGDHPASLGLRYGIHDAIKTADFILVADCDVPWIPTQCKPLDSAKIIHVDVDPLKQQIPVFYLPSMATFRAESATAFKQINEYVASNESLKQFSNSAENTEFGKRREEAFQKTRQSVAQLASVPDGGDGAPLNVSYLMSQVRSGCPTDTIWAIEAVTLSGFVSDQIAATLPKSWLNCGGGGLGWSGGGALGIKLATDLENGGTNKGKFVCQVVGDGTFLFSVPGSVYWISRRYNIPILTIVLNNKGWNAPRRSMLLVHPEGDGSRATNEELNISFAPTPDYAGIARAASGGEIWAGRAATVADLGRLLPEAIKSVQSGTTAVLEAQLDGTAGKYVEK comes from the exons AT GGTTTACACTGCGTCGTTTGCGTTCTTCGAGGCCCTCTGGGAG GCCGGAGTCTCTCATGTCTTTGTCAACCTGGGATCGGACCACCCCTCCATCCTTGAGGCCATGGTCAAGGGccagaaggagaagagagacgCATTCCCCAAGATTATCACTTGTCCTAACGAG ATGGTCGCCCTCTCCATGGCCGACGGCTACGCTCGCTTGACCGGAGAACCACAATGTGTCATCGTTCACGTCGACGTCGGAACGCAGGGACTAGCAGCAGCAGTTCACAATGCCTCGTGTGGTCGGACACCGGTGTTGATCTTTGCGGGGCTCTCGCCTTTCACGATTGAGGGGGAGATGCGCGGTTCTCGCACCGAATACATCCATTGGATTCAAGATGTTCCTGATCAGAAGCAGATTCTGTCGCAATACTGCCGTTATGCTGGGGAGATCAAGTCGGGGAAGAATGTTAAGCAGATGGTTAACCGGGCGCTGCAATTCGCGACGAGCGATCCTATGGGTCCGGTATACTTGGTCGGTGCGCGTGAGGtgatggaggaggaaatTGAGCCGTACCAGCTCGATCAAGGTGTTTGGGGATCTGTGGCGCCATCTGCTTTACCGGCTGAAGGTGTCCAGTTGATCGCGTCCGAGCTGGCGGCTGCTCAGGAGCCATTGGCTATTGTCGGCTATTCGGGTCGACATGCCAGGGGTGTGACTGAATTAGTCAAGCTAGCAGACACTTTCAAGGGTCTGCGTGTCCTTGATACAGGTGGCTGTGACATGTGCTTCCCCGGAGACCACCCGGCGTCATTGGGCTTACGCTACGGTATTCACGATGCTATCAAAACGGCAGATTTCATCTTGGTCGCGGATTGTGATGTGCCTTGGATCCCAACTCAATGCAAGCCGTTGGATTCGGCCAAGATTATCCATGTCGATGTCGACCCGCTCAAGCAGCAGATTCCTGTTTTCTACCTCCCATCTATGGCTACATTTCGCGCAGAGTCGGCCACTGCGTTCAAGCAAATCAACGAATACGTCGCTTCCAACGAGTCCTTGAAGCAATTTTCCAACTCTGCAGAGAATACTGAGTTCGGCAAGCGCCGAGAAGAGGCGTTCCAAAAGACCCGCCAAAGCGTCGCGCAACTGGCTTCCGTGCCTGATGGCGGAGACGGTGCCCCATTGAACGTGTCCTATCTCATGTCCCAAGTCCGATCCGGATGCCCAACCGACACAATCTGGGCCATTGAAGCAGTGACTCTGAGCGGATTCGTTTCTGATCAAATCGCCGCAACACTTCCCAAATCCTGGCTCAACTGCGGTGGTGGAGGTCTCGGTTGGTCCGGCGGTGGTGCACTGGGAATCAAGTTGGCAACAGACCTTGAAAACGGTGGCACAAACAAGGGCAAGTTCGTTTGCCAGGTCGTTGGTGACGgaaccttcctcttctccgtTCCTGGATCTGTCTACTGGATCTCCCGCCGCTACAACATCCCAATCCTAACCATCGTCTTGAACAACAAGGGCTGGAACGCTCCTCGGAGAAGTATGTTGCTTGTCCACCCCGAGGGCGATGGTTCGCGGGCTACCAATGAAGAGCTCAATATCTCGTTCGCTCCGACACCCGACTACGCAGGTATTGCACGGGCTGCTTCTGGTGGAGAAATTTGGGCTGGCCGTGCTGCTACTGTGGCTGATCTCGGGCGGTTGTTGCCGGAAGCTATCAAGAGTGTGCAGAGCGGGACCACGGCTGTTTTGGAGGCGCAGCTTGACGGGACGGCGGGCAAGTATGTCGAGAAGTAG